A part of Antechinus flavipes isolate AdamAnt ecotype Samford, QLD, Australia chromosome 6, AdamAnt_v2, whole genome shotgun sequence genomic DNA contains:
- the TSSC4 gene encoding protein TSSC4 codes for MAGRGGGDASVGLLPWAAGALSDSDSDDEDGLAAALTSGERPDLDTEAADEEEEEGDSPQPPPQPPTAPSRPFLLRGTSPTFSLRSHSIFGGLEGAARPLGEPFKRPLPPPAPAPSRPPLPDYVAHPERWTKYSLHDVPETSDRSNRAVALEFLGDLKRRAGAQSPAPPDTCSPSFNQDPSSRGAGRIVFTKPAKTGERKRPPGDLREPGEEPVALGHLGSAGGPEGEGEGEEPPRRQEEPQDADMGEEEAAHPEPSETEPVGFHGSKKRSREHLRPKGTGEEEKEEA; via the coding sequence ATGGCAGGCCGAGGGGGCGGCGACGCCTCCGTAGGGCTGCTTCCGTGGGCCGCGGGCGCGCTCAGTGACTCGGACTCGGACGATGAGGACGGGCTGGCGGCGGCGCTGACCTCCGGGGAGCGGCCGGACCTGGACACGGAGGCTgcggacgaggaggaggaggagggggactCCCCGCAGCCCCCCCCGCAGCCCCCCACGGCGCCCTCCCGGCCCTTCCTCCTGCGCGGCACGAGCCCCACCTTCTCCCTGCGCAGCCACAGCATCTTCGGGGGTTTGGAGGGTGCGGCCCGGCCCCTGGGGGAGCCGTTCAAGCGGCCCCTGCCTCCTCCCGCGCCCGCGCCCAGCCGCCCCCCGCTCCCCGACTACGTGGCGCACCCCGAGCGCTGGACCAAGTACAGCCTGCACGATGTCCCGGAGACCAGCGACCGCAGCAACCGCGCCGTGGCCCTGGAGTTCCTCGGGGACCTGAAGAGGCGGGCAGGGGCTCAGAGCCCCGCTCCCCCAGACACCTGTTCTCCCTCCTTCAACCAGGACCCCTCCAGCCGCGGGGCCGGCAGGATTGTGTTCACCAAGCCTGCCAAGACCGGGGAGCGCAAGCGGCCCCCAGGGGACCTCAGGGAGCCGGGGGAGGAGCCGGTGGCTCTGGGCCACCTGGGCTCGGCAGGGGGTCccgagggagagggggagggagaggagccCCCCAGGAGGCAAGAGGAGCCCCAGGATGCGGacatgggggaggaggaggccGCCCACCCGGAGCCCAGTGAGACCGAGCCCGTGGGCTTCCATGGCAGCAAAAAGCGGAGCAGGGAGCACCTTCGGCCCAAGGGGactggggaggaagagaaggaggaagccTGA
- the CD81 gene encoding CD81 antigen isoform X2 — MGVEGCTKCIKYLLFVFNFVFWLAGGVILGVALWLRHDSQTTSILHLNLDDKPAPSTFYVGIYILIAVGAVMMFVGFLGCYGAIQESQCLLGTFFTCLVILFACEVAAGIWGFVNRDKIAKDVKQFYDQALQKAVMESNSGNAKTVVKSFHETLGCCGSDSFTSLITAASKSDLCPSGSNVFTVSFKANCHQKIDELFSGKLYLIGIAAIVVAVIMIFEMILSMVLCCGIRNSSVY; from the exons CTGGCCGGGGGCGTCATCCTCGGCGTGGCCCTCTGGCTCCGCCATGACTCCCAGACCACCAGCATCCTGCACCTGAATCTCGATGACAAGCCGGCCCCCAGCACCTTCTACGTGG GCATCTACATCCTGATCGCCGTGGGCGCCGTGATGATGTTCGTGGGCTTCCTCGGCTGCTACGGAGCCATCCAGGAGTCCCAATGCTTGCTGGGCACG TTTTTCACCTGCCTGGTGATCCTGTTTGCCTGTGAGGTGGCCGCTGGCATCTGGGGCTTTGTCAACCGGGACAAG ATCGCCAAGGACGTGAAGCAGTTCTATGACCAGGCGCTGCAGAAGGCCGTGATGGAGAGCAACTCGGGCAACGCCAAGACCGTGGTCAAGTCCTTCCATGAGACG CTGGGCTGCTGCGGCTCCGACTCCTTTACCTCCTTGATCACAGCAGCCTCCAAGAGTGACCTCTGCCCCAGCGGGAGCAACGTCTTCACCGTTTCCTTCAAG GCAAACTGTCACCAGAAGATCGACGAGCTCTTCTCGGGGAAGCTGTACCTGATCGGCATCGCCGCCATCGTGGTGGCCGTCATCATG ATTTTCGAGATGATCCTCAGCATGGTCCTGTGTTGCGGCATCCGGAACAGCTCCGTGTACTGA
- the CD81 gene encoding CD81 antigen isoform X1 → MMFVGFLGCYGAIQESQCLLGTFFTCLVILFACEVAAGIWGFVNRDKIAKDVKQFYDQALQKAVMESNSGNAKTVVKSFHETLGCCGSDSFTSLITAASKSDLCPSGSNVFTVSFKANCHQKIDELFSGKLYLIGIAAIVVAVIMIFEMILSMVLCCGIRNSSVY, encoded by the exons ATGATGTTCGTGGGCTTCCTCGGCTGCTACGGAGCCATCCAGGAGTCCCAATGCTTGCTGGGCACG TTTTTCACCTGCCTGGTGATCCTGTTTGCCTGTGAGGTGGCCGCTGGCATCTGGGGCTTTGTCAACCGGGACAAG ATCGCCAAGGACGTGAAGCAGTTCTATGACCAGGCGCTGCAGAAGGCCGTGATGGAGAGCAACTCGGGCAACGCCAAGACCGTGGTCAAGTCCTTCCATGAGACG CTGGGCTGCTGCGGCTCCGACTCCTTTACCTCCTTGATCACAGCAGCCTCCAAGAGTGACCTCTGCCCCAGCGGGAGCAACGTCTTCACCGTTTCCTTCAAG GCAAACTGTCACCAGAAGATCGACGAGCTCTTCTCGGGGAAGCTGTACCTGATCGGCATCGCCGCCATCGTGGTGGCCGTCATCATG ATTTTCGAGATGATCCTCAGCATGGTCCTGTGTTGCGGCATCCGGAACAGCTCCGTGTACTGA